The region aactccctcatccgctcctcgagctgctcggtccctgaacccgaggctgatccctctccggcgcctgatccgcccgctggtctctctcgcaatgtcaccatgctgaaaatataccacaaccacaatCAGAATACCCATCATTGATACAAGATCAAAcatgccctaccaggttcccggtcttgcctCCGCCCttcctgaatcgagtacggatcctctgctttcagtagtacgggcccatactaccttccacatctatccgtactttccccaggaattgctttgactccaccaggtcccttaatcactcatactgctcccaactctatctcatcctaggcttaccctagggaaacctctaactcaactcaaaccagtcctcagctgctgaaggtctccttgtgatgccaattagacatcacctggataccatcacatgcgacgaggctcggataatccttcaagtaaaggactcgtccctacaacggttagactcaaacgagagctgcgcaatagggtcaattccagtactctgagattattcaaccctgatcacatgtgacgtaacgtatccacctaatggctaactcccatcattcaGAATCCCAccatgcacaaagcaagcagcattcggccaagggaaaatctaaccaccacatactcaagcaatcatatccacatagcaagaatctgaactagcatgcaacacaaactcataaactcaggcataacctaacaggctatcctactactgtctaatcaacactatcatgcagctcaaaagcacaaataacagacacataaggcatcatccctagatccttagtcctattctagcatgccgttctatcaactgataatcataacataaacttgtatgggtattttggggtacttatttgagctcggttgattgcatgcaccacacctcttttctcttttcaaagttcttttctttctaaattctttttttttttttttttttttttttttttttttttgcttttctaaaactatttttcgttctcaaaattctttttacaaaactgccttttcacttttgaaaactttttatccgacccctcagtttgagttcaggcacacccgagagtatgcccgaatccctcaaaccaaggctctgataccaacttgtaacatcccaaaattcaagaccagaaatttctttttaataaaacattactttaaacaaagacaTCACTCCAAAACatcatctgagtataagttttcaaaacacttgtttattatcagagtaaacattcccaggctgactaatctatggtgtgtgtcatgcgatcactccgagctcctccctccgctaccggaagtacctgaaaacaaaactgaaaactataagcacgaagcttagtgagttccccaccttaccacataccatgcataaccaaatactgcacatactgggccacgcccgctatccggggcctcgccccctacttcgggcctcgcccgctacaacggccccgccgctccaggccccgcctggcttcgagcctcgctcggatacagatctgtttcacttaggcctcgcctgtcacagggcctcgcccactaacatataataacacataacgtatcacataacattacataagctaaacatatactaacaacccttgctctaaggcctcgcctatctctgggccccgcccgagttctgctactgatgagtcatggaacctcgtccatactcctgctgatagtgaggttcgggcccagcccaccctcactcctttcctaacttgggcctcgcccctgctctgctgctactgagatgtggaacaccatccacactctgctattggtgagatacgggacctcgccctctctcacctccccaccaggcacatacaagtatcacacagacaacaagtatagactatcacataaaccgctccttgggcacccgccctctgtcattggacctcgtccaaatatcatactggcatactatgcctagggctaacccccgggtcttctactcataactacatgggccggcattgtggccgtagacccattcatacaaagggaaactcacctgatattgccgaactgccgctgctaacccctttgaccgctacctgaccgctaactccgaattgctgctccgctagctccccgagctaccaacaacaacccaacacttagtctaactgacctccaaaggttaaccaagtcaactctggtcaaagtcgatgtcccggtcaaagtcaaccttccaggtcaaccctactcgccgagtcaccctactgactcgccgagtccataaatccagagtccttccactcgcgactctactcgccgagtcagcccctgactcgccgagtttactgattctcgatttctgtcctgaccaactcactgagtcctggctcgactcgctgactcgagtcttaactcgaagggtttgggaccactcgacctgactcgccgagtctaagaacagactcgccgagcacacgacaaacttcatccaactcgacgagctgttcatccaactcgccgagttcatgcccatcttcatccgactcgacgagctgttcatcccactcgtcgagttcctcctcatcttcaagctactcgccgagtccactcgaaggactcgtcgagtccactaagatccacttacatgcagaggacttccgagtcatgcatgagctccaaactatagatctaccctccccaagcctatttcccacgtaaagttgcaaactttacgtgtagagagtgagatccaGGCAAattacacccatagctagggtttaggaccaagagactccaatttccacccaatggctgatactttatgggattacataccaaaataaacatggatctgaggtagcaacctcagatctggtcctcaagctcaagattggtcttaaacatggcttaaaagccccaaaactcataaccaaggaaaaatatggaggagagaaacgaattgataccttccgatgctctgaaatgcttcccaaacttcagatccaaagccactccctgatgcttcaaggattcccactccttcttcttccttaaacccactcaaaaatggctagaagcttgaatgaacacaatgggggcttaaggtgcggcgttctgggtgcaagaggctgtaaaggagccctaggaagaagattaagatgcttaaataggctccaagccccggatttagggttttcctcgcacagaccagactcgccgagtccacttggccgactcgtcgagttggtcactttcttatcgacccggatcccgctccgactcgccgagtccttcctttgactcgtcgagtccctcttaaatttagggttttctttactttcttggctttcaaaatcctgggtgttacaacattttaatgagatttatatatgtaaagtagatCATTCTAGTAAATTTCATAATAAATGCTCTACAAACTTTATTActtacttaatttattatattctttgtatttatgtaaaattattCCTTCAAAAAATATGTAATGCTTATAATTTTATACTAAATTTCTTTTTATAAACCCgtataatacacgggtctcacacctagttaacTATTAAAGTAAGTATAAAATTCGACCAAAATGTGCTTACTTGCAAGTAACAATCAATTAAAATAGGAAAATCATGACATCCAAAAGCAAGGAAATTGGACGACTTATTTATCAAATTGCATACTTTAATTTGGGCCTAGCTTAATTCCAATTTGTTTCACCCCTTTACCAGAAAGGCGGCACATGATTCGTTTACAACAAAAGACCACAGCTCCACATCTAATCTAAACTCTTTCTGGCTCATAATATTAAAACCCAAAAACATCAAATTAATCTTCACATATATTTCTTTCAAAAGATTCCAAAACCATAAATGGTACCGTTTATATGCGACCAAATTTGAACATTGAAGGACTAATCAGCATTTATGACTATTAAAGCCATGCAAAACTAACACACATATAGATTGATGCAAGTcaatatttgtttatgacttgtCTTAAGACTTACATACCCTTTGTAGGGGTAAATGGGTAACATTTAGCTTTAGCAAGTTAGTTCAATTAACATGGGATGTTCATTTTCCATGGAACGGATGGAGTATAAAGCAACCAAAAGTAGTAAAAGGTATGAAGTGAGTGTGGGTGGGAACCCATTTTTTGCGGCCTTGAGTGGAAAGGAATAAGACCCAACATTCTTGACTTGAGAGTAATTGGCTTTACTTAAAAATGATTCCAAGATTCTATTCTAGTGGAATCACTCTTTCTATTCTTCCCTTTTCCTTTATCCATCAAGAATTACATTCCAAGTCGTTTATGTTATTTTCTCTTCCATGGGGTGCCAGGCATATGTGGTTTACAGTCACAGCCAATAAGATTCCAACACGTGTCTTTAAGTTTCTAGATTTTCAAAGGGGGAATATGATACTTAACCATGATACGTTGATATGTTCCTTTACGTGAGCTTCACCATGTCTTCAAAAGACAACTTAAAAGACTTTAGAGCATCGGAGCCTTAAAAAAGGAAATACAAGTACAAAAAAAGAACAAGTGCCCATGTTCTAGATTCCAAGTTGAAAAGAATATATACATAGGAATAAAGAAACAACACCTTCATAAACCTTACTACTTTCCTATAGATGGGTGTAATTACTGTTTTAATCAATAAACCATGACAATTTTTTTTGTGCATAAGTGGTTGGGAACTTGGGATAGTATTTTACGTATTTCCAGTTATGTATTCtattcgtcccaaaattatagtccatctttcctttttggtttgtcccaaaattaatagtccacttctaaaaataaataacatttttaccaaaataccctttcacTGTTACTTAACCAAATaaacatttaatggaacattaaatgtaAAGTAAGGACAaagttgtcattttattatataaagttagtggtaattaatatTTTTCTTACTCTGTGTGTTTTTtatctgtggacaataatatagGGACGGAGGGAATAATATTTTATCATGACCGCATGATGACAAGCTTGTATCATAGAGAGAGATGCAAGTAAACCTTTTAATTGCAAAACAATGgaaatataaatgttttttttaagtacTTAGTAATTTGTACATACTATTACTGGAGAGATGTCATTTGGTCTTCAATGACATGAAGTGAAAGTTGTGACAAAAGATAAGAAATATTGTTGGTGTATAAATGTATTTTGTGTTCACTGCATGTTATAAACTAATATGAAGATATCAACTGCAGTTTATGAGAGTTAGACCTACACAAGTGCTAAATTAATTTATAGATTATTGAAAACAAATATTGAGGAAGATGTCTGGACTCTGGAGATCCATACCAGATTTGCTTCTTCTCATAAAATGAAAGTATGGAGACAAGTACAAGTACAACGCATCATTTGATCTTTATTTCTTTTCAAAGGGTCCCACTAGAGTTCAAATTCGTGGAGGCCTTCTGTCCTATAACACCTGAAGAATTGGAAGATTTTGGGTTGAGGGGACCACTTCCATCTAGCCTCAAACTTGAAGGGGGGCAAAACGAATGTGTTCTTATTCCATTCCTCCCCTCCAAGCAGAAGCATCTCTCAAATTTTCTACTTTTATTCTTGTATGCATCTATTCCAAGTTGCGGATGCTTTAGTCAACATAATCTTCTTCCATTTCCTCCATATTTCCATTATGTCGTTATCTATATCCTAAATACAGAAATATGGAGCATAATCATCATCAATAGTTGAAGACCAATGCAATGAGATATGAATAAGGATATAAACGTCTTTCAAGTCCCCAAGACAACAAGATAGTGGATAGCCAGTATCCTGGTCAGAAAAGTCATGGAATAAGATTCTTTTAACTTTTATGAATCTATTCCAGTACCCATTGGAAGGTGTTTAGAGTTCTATAGTGCAAAGGAATTAACTATTCCGGTTTGAGAATAATAAAATAGAGAGGTTGAAAAACAAAGTATTTAGAAGTCACCACAGATATTCGGTGGAAGTTTAGTTTAGTGTTGTTCCTATGCTTCGCTTGGAAAGCACTCCACCAACCCCTACCCCTACCCtcaccccaccccaccccacccaTTCTCCATTTGCTTTATAAGTTGAAGCTGAGCAAAACATCGATATGTAAGAGTTGATCAGATAGGGCAATAAGATATACGTAATAATTATAGTATCAAGGTATAAAGATGTATTATCATCATAATCATCAAGGAAAGAGCGTTCATTCTTCATCAAGAATATCAATTACACCAGAAAGGCATTTATTTCTGCAAGGTGGGGGCGATTCAGGacttgttctatcaactgatgcTAAGCCTAGACTCAAATGGACACTAGACCTCCATGAACACTTCATAGATGCAGTCAACCGGCTTGGAGGAGCAGATAGTAAGTGCATTTCTAAAAATTTGTATTAAAAGAgaataaaaaaaaagtaatgaAAATAAAAGCTTATAAATATTTGTTCTATATTTTTGTATAGAGGCTACTCCAAAATCAGTTTTAAAGCTAATGGGAATTCAAGGGCTTACTTTATACCACTTAAAGAGTCATCTTCAGGTGCGACACATGCCAACAAGATTTCCTTTTAGAATTATCATTTTAACATATTTTGAAAGAATCTAAATTAATTTGCATTTTTGGTTAGCAGAAGTACAGACTCAGTAAAAATCTATATAGGCAGACTAATAGTGGTGACACAAATAAAGTTGGTAAGAAATCCAAGAATCCAATTTAAGATGTTTTGTTAGAATTTATAGTAGATGATAAGAAATGTTTCTGATTGTAGGTATGATCGCACCAGCAGGAGATGCCAATGGTGAAACAAATGGAACCCAGATGAGCAATTCAAGTGTTTGCCCTCAAACAAACAAGTAAGAGATATTCATTCAGCTGTACATAGAAATGAAAATGATAGATAATACACTCAAATGTTGATTCTAAATTTGTAATACAAATATCAATTCAGCAACTTGCAGATGAGTGAAGCAATACAGATGCAAATTGAAGTTCAAAGAAGGCTACATGAACAACTTGAGGTACAAAAGAAGATTCCAAAAATGTATTTGTCCAGGGTTAAAAATGTTTTCTCAAAGTATGAATATATTCTTCTTCATATGAAATAGGTACAGAGACACTTACAGCTTCGCATAGAAGCGCAAGGGAAATACTTACAAGCAGTTCTTGAAAAAGCACAAGAGACTCTTGGAAAGCAAAACCTAGGTAAAGTAGGAGTCGAGGCTGTAAAAGTTCAACTATCTGAATTGGAGTCAAAAGTATCCACTCACTGCCTAAATTCTACATTTTTGGGTATTAAAAATGTGTCGATGCAGACAAATCAGCCAACAGATTGTTCAGACGATAGTTTCTTGACTTACTGTGAAGGTCAACAAAGTGAACAAGAGATGATAGGTTTGACCTTTTTAGAATCCAAGAAGGTTGACAGTGATCTGTCTATGACGGTTGGGGGACATAAAAGAAGTGAATGGAACACCAGTAGAAGCTACAATGAAAAAAGATTTATGTATGGGGACGAGGAAGTCATGTTAGAGAATATTGAGAGGCAAAAAGAGTTTCGGTTTCCATATATTGGACAGAAACTGGACCTTAATGTCCATGATGTGGATCATGTAGCTTCAAGTCACAAGTAGTTCGATTTGAATGGAGTTAGTTGGTAGCTAACAAGGTATACTTTTGAATGCAGATTTATCTTTTCTCATTAATGCAATGAACAAGAACTTTGAGCTAGTATCTTACCCAATGGAAACAGACTAAGAGAATATCATAAGACTAAGGTCTGGTGATTACCCGGTAACGATCACAATGAACGGTTAGCCGTACCTAATGGGAGAACCTGAGAGTACACTCCGACTGTTAAATCAGTGAGGGCTATATATATTAAGTGCCAATTAGTAGCATGGCAACTGGACAGAAGAGTACTAGGGAACCCCATTGCCGAGTCCCCTGTGAGGGAAATATAAATGCATCCACATCCACATCCCCAATGGGGAATGGGAAATCCAGATTTGGGAACTAGCCGATGACATATTCCATGGAAACTGAACAACTCAAGAAGATATGGTTTGGAGACGAATGTATATTCTATCTTTCAAAAATTACAGGTTTTCTTTATAAACTTAATTATACTTTTCTATAATGTTGAAAACTATCAAATGTACATTCTCATAACTGAGAAATTTAGAAAACACTTTAGATTTTTGTCTCAGGTAAGCCCAAGAAAAGGAAACGATCAAGAAATATGACTAATATTTTATTCCACTATGACTTTCCAAAGGAGAAATCCAAACATCATAATGAAtaacttaatatgaaaaagaaaCATTAGGTTTAGACAAATCAAATGACAATTTAACATGTTTGCCAAGTTGACAAGCATGACACAATAAAAGAGAATCATTTTTATTGTATGAAATAAAATTCTTGGAAACTAAAAACTTGAAGACTTGTTGACCGGGATGACCAAGTCTTTAATGCCACGTGGATGAGGATGAACACTTGAGGAGTCAGATAAGTGACATGATAGATCTCACCTAAGTTGTCACATTGGAGGAGGGTTTGATGAGTCTGCGGTAATCCTTCATAAAAAACCAAATTCGTCAAATTCAATAGAACATTTGTTATCACAAGTAATGTGATGTACataaatgagatttttaatgATTTGAGGAGTTATGAGGACGTTTACTAAAGACAGAGTGTAAAAGGAATTATAACCGAGAGTTGTGTAACATTTGTCTGTGATACAAATTTGAGATCCATCACCAACTAATATAAAAAAATGTTTGCACTTATCACTAAACGATTTGAGTATACCTAAGTCGTCATGGAGATGTGAAGTCACTCCAGTTTCAATATACAAGCTCGTGTTTTCAGGGTCTTGAATATTCATAGTGCTAAAGAATTGTGATAAAGTTGTTGCTAGATCATTGAGGGTCGAAAAAGAAAATCATTGTAGGTTATTTGGTTGTCCAACTTGACCAACCATAAAATCCTGTTGATTTTGGGTTGTAGGAACCAAATTGGGACATGAAGATGGCTTCCTTGAGAAAGCATGTTGATAAGGGTGCCATTGGACCGAATTAGGTGGTTGCATGGCCCAACATTGTTGTTTGGTCGTTGAATCTAAAAACCCAGCATTGTTGTTTGGTCGTTGGACCGAACAAACATGATGGCATGAAAACCCAACACTCCCGCTACTATTTTTGATCGAAACAGAAAGGTAGCCACCTCCGTTATTTCGTTAATGGTGATTCCGGTCACCAGCTCTATTGCCACCATTGGACCTGCCGTCGCCTCGGTGATTCCGACCGCCCCTTCCACGATTGTAATTTTGATTCCGATTTTGGTAATTAATTCACACTAAGAACAGTTTGAGAAGTGGCATTATCAAGGTGATTGGCTTGTACAAAACATTGCTGATTTTGAAGAATCCATTTTTTTTTTCGAGAGGTGAAGAATAACCGTAATTATGAGAAGGTTAGAAACAAGGTTTTGTGATGGAGAGTGGTGGCAACAACATCGTATTTTGGAGATAACTCATTGATTGCATACATCACTAAATTCTTTTCTGAAACGGTGGAACCAATGTTTGCAAGTAAGTCGGAGATGGATTTGATTCGTGTGAAATATTCCAAAATTGTTGACTCACAAATGATGATGTTACAAAGTTCATTATCAAGTTCCTTTGTCCTGATGTCTTTGTTTTCCAGAAAAAAGGTCTTCAATGGCCTTCCAAACTTGAGATGCGGTGGAGTCGTTTGTCAAAATCATTTAGAGAAGAGGTTGAGTAAGAGTTACATAGAGTCATTGTTTCACAATCGAGTCGAATTTGCACCATTCTGCATTGGTTGTCTTGTTAGAAAAGCCATCAAGATGATCAAATATGGAGTAGTCAACGCAATGGGGTTTTGGAGAGTTCTCCCCATGCATTGTAATTCAATCGATTCATGTCAAACATTAGGTACATAGGATTTAATGTTGTTACTCTCCTAAATCTTATAAGAAGGGGTCACCATAAAAGAAGATAGAatcgtgaagaagaagaaaatatggaaaagaTGGTCGACGTATGAGAATGGTAACAACAGGAAGAAACAGGATTGGTTAGGGTTTGGAGAAATTAGCCTAGTAAACACGTGAGTTTCTATTATCAGAAAAGGATTACATATGATCCTTATATATAGAGATGAATATTACAATTAAGTACCCCTATTTatcataattataattaattaactaAAGTTCTAACATTCCCCCATAAGTTGAGGGTGGAGAACGACCTGGAACTTGGACCTCAAGAACTGGAATCGCTGAGAAGATAAAGGCTTCGTAAAGATATCCGTAATCTGATCACTCGTAGATATGAATTGAACATTCAGATGGCCTTTTCCTACCTGCTTACAATCAAAGTGGAAATCAACCTCAACTTGTTTAGTGTGGGCATGAAACACAGGATTGGCTGAGAGATAGGTGGCTCCTAGGTTGTCACACCAGAGAGGGGATGTGACCATTGTCCCTAGCTCATATAAAAGAGCCATTAACCAAATTAGCTCTGCAATAGTATCAATAAGGGCTTTATACTCAGATTTAGTAGACAATCTTGAAACCATATTTTGTTTGCATGCAATCCAAGAGACAAGATTCGATCCCAAATAGATGGAAAATCCCCCTTGTGGATCGTCGGTCGACTGGGCAACCATCCCAATCAGAGTCAGAATAAGCTTGAACGGGAGATGTGGCTGAGTTTTGCCAATAAGCTTCCATGAAGGCCTGTAGAGAGGAGTCAGACTGATGAAGAAGCAAGATGCCAAGGTCGTTGTGCCTTTGAAGTAATGTAGGATGCGTTAAACAGCGTACTAATTATTTTCTATTGGAGCGTGCATGAATTAGCATACACGATTCACACCAAAGGCAATGTTCAATTATGATAATGTGGCATATTGGAAGGCTCCAACACTCTGGTGATATATGGTAGGATCCGGAAGATGTGGGTTGTCATCAATGGTTAATGGATGAGAAGAGCGTATCGAAGAGCTAACAAGCTTGTAGTCTGATAGGCCTGACCGATGTAGAATgtcaagaatttttttttttgagaaagcACCAGATTTCGTTGATGATGAACAACTTCAATGCCCAAGAAATAGCTTGTTTAAGACCATAAAGTGACTTGTGCAGGAGGCAGACATGGTCCGCTTTAGTTGGATcaacaaaaccaggaggttgtttCATGTAGACAGTTGCTTGTAGGTCACCGTGTAAAAATGTGTTTTTTCATGTCCAATTGTCGGAGATCCCGGTTGTTGGTCACAACAAGAGACAGAATGAACCGAATGGTAGTGAATTTGACTACTGGAATAAAGGTCTCATTACAGTCAACATCCGGTCGTTGATGAAACCCTTTTGCTACAAGACATGCTTTGTAGCAAGTAATATGGCCCTATGGATCCTTCTTTAACCTGTACACCCACTTACAATCAACCAGATTAGTATTCACAATGTAAGGGACTAATGACCATGTTCCGTTCTTTTGAAGAGCTTGAAACTCCTCACTCATGACAAGATGCCACTTAGGAGATTTGTTAGCACCAACAAAGGAAGTGGGTTCATTGGGAAGGGTAGGAGCACGAGTAGAAGTGTAGGAAGAAGGGTCGAATCGAGAGGTGCGTGTAGGATTAGGACGAATAGTAGGGGACCGAGGTCTAAAGGTAGGTGGAGGTCTATGTGTTGGAGGTTGAGGTGGTGGGTCGAAGACGATAGAGGTGAGGTAGGTGAAGGAAGGGGACCATGAACCATAATTGGTGGTGGGTTAGGGAATACATAAGTATAGGGAGTAGTAGAGGGGTTGGGTGTTGGTAGCGAAGGGGTTTGAAATGGAAAAACATGTTCATTGAAGCGAACATGATGAACGATATATACACGTTCGGTTTGAGGGTCGAAACAGCGGTAGCCATGATGGATAGGGCTACATCCAAGGAAGACGCATGGTGTGGAACGAAAAACGAGCTTGTGACGATTGTaagtgttggatttggtgtctaagcccataaatataattggtgtGTAATTGATTTGATAggatcatggtccttttgggttgccttcactcatccaacttgacatgatgacttttggagagagaggttgaacttattatttggaataatattggaataattgatttattaatttattatgaaaaataatgtattaattagaaatcatattattaattagtgattaatcagaaattaatctgGGATTAGTTTTGTGATTAATGGAACCGATTAATAATACAagggttgttttgcaaatcattgatagttgtgaaactgggctCTTGGACCCCTTGGATAGGTTTGGACGAACACTATAGGGAGGCCTTAtagattttcgtccaagggcttctAAAGGAGGGGTCTGTGGGTTGCTTAGTCCAtaagcaggaaattagggtttccacctgaaaaccctaggaaCCAAAAGTATTTAAGGAGGGTTACTCCTAGAATTTTCGGCCACTGGAAGCTAACCCTAGCATAGCTGAAAATCATAGAGTGCCTCttctctcctctcatcctcttgcatagagtgtttgtgagccattagaggtgcaacatttggggcactaagctttcaagagtcaaggatccTCGAGGTTGTTCTTGTTATTACGACAAAATGagtaaggtaatcttctaaccctaatttatacatgaattttgatttttattctaGTTTCTAGGTTTATTGCTTTGGTTTTCAATtttcatgttcaattagtgataaacttagatccaaagcaattagggttgcatgatcacataggattgtaggtatgctcataacccatcagtaaCGACGAAGAGGAGGGAAAGATTGACAATCGGAAACCTGAAGAAAGACATAATTGGGTTTCCAATTGTAAACTTGCTAAAATATGGACTTGTTTGAGGAAATTTAGGACGGTAAACGATTGATGAGATAAACAGCAGTGTTAAAAGCAAATGACCAGAAGCGTTGGGGGGAAAGTGAGATTGGGAAATTAAGGCTAGACCAGTTTCCACTACATGACGATGACGATGCTCAACGATCCCGTTTTGTTCACTTGTATGAACAATGCCAAGTTTATTGAAAAACGGAGTGAGTGAGAGAAATTCTCCTCCTCAATTAGATTGAACATTTTTTGAGTTTGGTGTTGACTTGACGTTCGACCATGGTGAAATTTGTAAAGGCGGAGTAAATATCAGATTTGTGAGCAAGGTGATAAAACCATGTGTACTGAGAATAATGATCAACACATAAGAGAAAAAATCAATAACCAACAAAAGAAACAGTGGCATAGGGTCCCTAAACATCACAATAAACTAAATCCAAAATTTTATTGCTATGAAAAGTAGAGTTATACAATGGAGGTTTTGAAGATTTGCCCAACTAACAAGAGGTATATAAAGAACTAAGTTTAGATGAAACAGGTAAAGAATAACTAGAAATAATATTATTGAAGACACAT is a window of Lactuca sativa cultivar Salinas chromosome 1, Lsat_Salinas_v11, whole genome shotgun sequence DNA encoding:
- the LOC111916684 gene encoding myb-related protein 2 translates to MYYHHNHQGKSVHSSSRISITPERHLFLQGGGDSGLVLSTDAKPRLKWTLDLHEHFIDAVNRLGGADKATPKSVLKLMGIQGLTLYHLKSHLQKYRLSKNLYRQTNSGDTNKVGMIAPAGDANGETNGTQMSNSSVCPQTNNNLQMSEAIQMQIEVQRRLHEQLEVQRHLQLRIEAQGKYLQAVLEKAQETLGKQNLGKVGVEAVKVQLSELESKVSTHCLNSTFLGIKNVSMQTNQPTDCSDDSFLTYCEGQQSEQEMIGLTFLESKKVDSDLSMTVGGHKRSEWNTSRSYNEKRFMYGDEEVMLENIERQKEFRFPYIGQKLDLNVHDVDHVASSHK